The following are from one region of the Synergistaceae bacterium genome:
- a CDS encoding ABC transporter permease, translating to MKNFVNKYKRELVVLLATFGMGLIFTVMNPNFMRVSNIITILQQMVLNGVLAAGIMFAIITGGIDLSIGCTFAITGIVTASMAVKGINPWIAILAGLAVGAVLGAFNGFLVTGLKLQPFIATLGTMSLYRGIAYVITGGMPVTGVPSVYRDIFNGRMFGNVRWYILVMIIIFILIHIMLSRTRTGDYLYAVGDNEEAAKLSGVNVVKVKYVAYIVCGICSAAAGLIMLASLGSAESTAGLGYETNAIAAAAIGGTRMAGGRGTAFGTFVGALMLAVLRVGMVVINVDSFWQYVVTGIIIIVASYFEFIQQDIANFLARRRAAK from the coding sequence GTGAAAAACTTTGTGAACAAATACAAACGCGAGCTTGTAGTTCTGCTTGCGACATTCGGAATGGGATTAATCTTCACGGTAATGAACCCTAACTTTATGCGGGTCAGCAACATCATTACGATACTTCAGCAGATGGTGTTGAACGGAGTATTAGCCGCGGGGATAATGTTTGCGATAATCACGGGCGGTATTGACCTGTCTATAGGCTGTACGTTCGCGATTACTGGAATCGTTACGGCCTCGATGGCGGTGAAGGGGATTAATCCGTGGATCGCGATTCTTGCGGGGCTTGCGGTCGGCGCGGTTCTCGGTGCGTTCAACGGCTTTCTTGTTACAGGTCTCAAGCTACAGCCGTTTATAGCGACTCTCGGCACAATGTCATTATATCGCGGTATTGCTTACGTAATCACAGGAGGAATGCCCGTAACAGGAGTCCCGTCAGTGTATCGCGACATCTTCAACGGCAGGATGTTCGGTAATGTCCGCTGGTATATCCTCGTAATGATAATCATATTCATTCTCATTCACATAATGCTCTCACGGACTCGCACGGGCGATTACCTTTACGCTGTGGGCGACAATGAAGAGGCCGCGAAATTATCGGGCGTTAATGTCGTGAAAGTGAAGTATGTCGCGTATATCGTCTGCGGAATCTGCTCGGCTGCTGCGGGGTTAATCATGCTTGCGAGTCTGGGAAGCGCGGAGTCAACAGCGGGACTCGGCTATGAGACTAACGCAATTGCGGCGGCGGCTATCGGCGGGACTCGTATGGCGGGCGGACGCGGTACGGCATTCGGGACGTTTGTCGGAGCGTTAATGCTCGCGGTTCTCCGTGTCGGAATGGTAGTCATTAATGTTGACTCATTCTGGCAGTATGTCGTTACGGGTATCATCATCATAGTAGCGTCATATTTCGAGTTCATTCAGCAGGACATCGCTAACTTCCTCGCGAGAAGAAGAGCCGCGAAATAA
- a CDS encoding transporter substrate-binding domain-containing protein, translating to MKRVIALVLASLLVTGVCFGAENEMILGHLTKLGVDEETLNANLAEPFFSLTPFSRFKYFNTLYGMIAALMSGRIAALEIDKNTADYLISRTKRYAVFGLPKTSVYNVKFSMLLREEDAEFCERISSAIRDIKSDGTLAAIKKKYIDDCIAGTDPETVKPEHFDGALTFKVALTGDHPPMDYFADAGDPIGFNTALVSEIAKRLKMNAVFISVHSGARAICLESKACDVVLWTEEGDYKDREGWELDDRPEHTLATESYLDSTLTYVTMSDSPLLKKLA from the coding sequence ATGAAGAGAGTCATAGCTTTAGTATTAGCGTCATTGCTTGTTACGGGCGTTTGTTTCGGTGCTGAAAATGAAATGATTCTCGGACACCTTACGAAACTTGGAGTCGATGAGGAGACTCTTAACGCAAATCTTGCAGAGCCGTTTTTCTCTCTGACTCCGTTTTCCCGCTTCAAGTATTTCAACACTCTTTACGGAATGATTGCGGCGTTGATGAGCGGAAGAATAGCGGCTCTTGAGATTGACAAGAACACAGCTGATTACCTAATTTCACGGACGAAACGATATGCAGTATTCGGCCTTCCGAAAACATCGGTGTACAACGTGAAATTTTCGATGCTTCTCCGTGAGGAGGACGCGGAATTTTGCGAACGTATCTCATCAGCAATCAGGGACATTAAATCAGATGGCACACTTGCGGCCATAAAGAAGAAGTACATTGACGACTGCATAGCCGGAACAGACCCTGAAACCGTGAAGCCTGAACATTTTGACGGAGCTTTGACATTCAAAGTAGCGTTGACGGGAGATCATCCGCCGATGGATTACTTTGCTGATGCTGGCGACCCGATAGGCTTTAACACAGCATTAGTCTCTGAGATTGCGAAACGCCTCAAAATGAACGCAGTATTTATTTCTGTACACAGCGGAGCGCGCGCGATCTGCCTTGAGTCAAAGGCTTGCGATGTAGTTTTATGGACAGAGGAAGGAGACTACAAAGACCGTGAGGGCTGGGAACTGGATGACAGACCCGAACATACGCTAGCAACAGAGTCTTACTTGGACAGCACGCTGACTTACGTAACAATGTCAGACTCACCGCTGCTGAAGAAGTTAGCATAA
- a CDS encoding ribokinase, translating into MESEQMIVVAGSMNYDIILKVKRMPREGETMTCESASTSAGGKGANQAVQSAKLGVKTFMIGAVGNDNMGEFLLSEAVKYGLDVSHVKKSSVSSGMGCVHALEDGRVFATINRGANYDINAKDIDMADELFRQSKILILQNEIPHEVNIYAAKKAKDSGLKVLYNAAPSFTDRREVLPLSDVVIVNEVEASEYLGVKISSVDDAVREGLKVSASMKNTWVITMGGQGSVICSEGKSETVRPYKVDAIETTGAGDSYIGGLGYALLQGMDIFTAAKFATKCSAVTVCGIGAQSSMPTLSQIHEKFGEE; encoded by the coding sequence ATGGAGAGCGAACAAATGATAGTAGTAGCAGGAAGCATGAATTATGACATTATCCTGAAGGTTAAGAGAATGCCTCGTGAGGGCGAAACAATGACGTGCGAGTCAGCGTCAACATCTGCGGGCGGGAAAGGCGCGAATCAGGCTGTGCAGTCGGCAAAACTCGGAGTCAAAACGTTCATGATCGGCGCGGTAGGTAATGACAACATGGGAGAATTTCTGCTTTCTGAAGCTGTGAAATACGGCCTCGATGTCTCACACGTGAAAAAGTCTTCAGTGTCGAGCGGTATGGGATGTGTTCACGCATTGGAGGACGGGAGAGTCTTTGCGACAATCAACAGAGGCGCGAATTACGACATTAACGCGAAAGATATTGACATGGCCGATGAATTATTCCGTCAGTCAAAAATATTAATCCTGCAGAATGAAATCCCGCATGAAGTAAACATTTACGCCGCGAAAAAAGCAAAAGATTCCGGCCTCAAAGTTTTGTACAACGCCGCTCCGTCATTCACAGACCGCCGGGAAGTTCTGCCCCTCTCAGATGTCGTAATCGTGAATGAAGTTGAAGCCTCTGAATATTTAGGCGTGAAAATTTCTTCCGTTGATGATGCTGTTCGTGAGGGACTCAAAGTTTCAGCGTCAATGAAAAATACGTGGGTTATCACTATGGGCGGCCAGGGTTCTGTGATATGCTCTGAGGGAAAATCGGAAACCGTGAGGCCGTACAAAGTTGACGCAATAGAAACGACAGGCGCAGGCGACTCGTATATCGGCGGACTCGGTTATGCACTGCTTCAGGGAATGGATATATTCACGGCGGCGAAATTCGCGACAAAGTGCAGTGCGGTTACAGTCTGCGGAATCGGTGCACAGTCATCAATGCCGACACTTTCACAGATTCACGAAAAATTCGGGGAGGAATAG
- a CDS encoding Gfo/Idh/MocA family oxidoreductase: MLNIAYVGFGVSVREYHIPYVEHRKDCRVKYVFRREEDIAQFAEYEPFYPEITFTTDFSTVLNDPDVNLVVVSAPDKFHVSYAEQILNAGKHALIEKPFAPTAEEARKVFTLAKEKGLICMPNQNRRFDADFLALKEVLASGKIGKLVRLESHYDYFKTNGWYDHLGTLYNLGVHTTDQIISLLGMPDSVRYDVRSIHHPGVGDDYYDIELFYGNAKASVNTSMCVLIDYPRFTLHGTNGSFTLPPVIHNSGKKKVIGRHVIDTSPAPESRWGTLVYMKDGEKVTEKIPVGCAHYERIYDSLIDAIENGGEKCVKDSEVVKVLEILESATEVAKSWKQ; encoded by the coding sequence ATGCTCAACATTGCGTATGTAGGATTCGGAGTAAGCGTGAGGGAGTATCACATACCCTACGTAGAACACAGGAAGGATTGCAGGGTCAAGTACGTATTCAGGCGCGAGGAAGATATAGCGCAGTTCGCGGAATATGAGCCGTTTTACCCGGAAATAACATTCACGACAGACTTCAGCACGGTGCTGAATGACCCGGATGTTAATCTCGTTGTCGTGAGTGCGCCGGATAAATTTCACGTCTCATACGCTGAACAGATTCTCAACGCCGGAAAACATGCGCTCATTGAGAAACCTTTTGCACCCACAGCAGAGGAAGCCCGCAAAGTTTTCACGCTCGCAAAAGAGAAGGGGCTAATATGTATGCCGAATCAGAACAGGAGATTTGACGCAGATTTTCTTGCGCTGAAGGAAGTATTAGCCTCCGGGAAAATCGGTAAGCTCGTCAGGCTTGAGAGTCATTACGATTACTTCAAGACTAACGGATGGTATGACCATCTCGGAACGCTCTACAATCTCGGAGTTCACACAACCGACCAGATAATAAGCCTCTTGGGAATGCCCGACAGTGTTCGCTACGATGTGAGGAGCATACATCATCCGGGTGTCGGCGATGACTATTACGACATAGAATTATTCTACGGGAACGCGAAAGCCTCCGTGAACACGTCAATGTGCGTATTGATTGATTACCCGCGATTCACACTTCACGGCACAAACGGCAGCTTCACATTACCGCCCGTAATCCACAACTCCGGCAAAAAGAAAGTTATCGGCCGTCATGTTATCGACACATCACCCGCTCCCGAATCGCGCTGGGGGACTCTCGTCTACATGAAGGACGGCGAAAAAGTTACGGAGAAAATCCCGGTCGGCTGCGCTCACTATGAACGGATATATGACAGCCTGATTGACGCAATCGAAAACGGCGGGGAAAAATGCGTGAAAGATTCTGAGGTCGTGAAGGTGCTTGAGATATTAGAGTCAGCAACGGAGGTCGCAAAGTCATGGAAGCAATAA
- a CDS encoding Gfo/Idh/MocA family oxidoreductase, translating into MEAIRLGTIGSGVIVHSVLDNVMKTDGISLEAVYSRTKDKAESLAKVYNAPKIYTDINALLSDERVNTIYIATPNLLHYEQAKISLMAGKNVICEKPFTTKFTHAQELFTLAKSKGLFIFEAAPTIYLPNFRLLREKLSLIGRIRLVMSNYSQYSSRYDLVLKGERPNIFNPEFAGGCLMDINFYNVLLNTALFGRPESAKYYPNIYPGLADTSGVFVMRYDGFVSTNAGAKDTFGLNHFTIEGEKGFIYVDEPNGLKSVRVVTKTSDETFNLQPVPDRWHYEIEEIARLMLSDDYESAYSFMGVTLDNVATIETARKNAGIIFPGDE; encoded by the coding sequence ATGGAAGCAATAAGGCTCGGCACAATAGGATCGGGCGTTATCGTTCATTCGGTTCTCGACAATGTAATGAAGACTGACGGGATTTCGCTTGAGGCTGTCTATTCCCGCACAAAGGACAAAGCCGAATCCCTCGCAAAAGTCTACAACGCTCCGAAAATTTACACGGACATTAACGCGCTGTTGAGTGATGAGAGAGTCAACACGATATACATTGCGACACCGAATCTATTGCACTATGAGCAGGCAAAAATTTCACTCATGGCCGGGAAAAATGTCATCTGCGAGAAGCCTTTTACGACAAAATTCACACACGCTCAGGAGCTTTTCACCCTCGCAAAGTCAAAAGGACTCTTCATCTTTGAGGCTGCTCCGACAATTTACCTTCCGAACTTCCGTCTATTGCGCGAAAAATTGAGTCTCATAGGCCGTATACGTCTCGTAATGTCGAACTACAGCCAGTACTCAAGCCGATATGATTTAGTGCTGAAAGGTGAACGCCCGAATATCTTTAACCCCGAATTTGCCGGCGGGTGTCTCATGGATATAAATTTCTACAACGTATTACTGAACACGGCATTGTTCGGACGGCCTGAGAGCGCGAAATATTACCCGAATATTTACCCGGGACTCGCGGACACTTCCGGGGTATTTGTGATGAGATATGACGGATTCGTTTCGACGAACGCGGGCGCAAAGGACACATTCGGGCTCAATCACTTCACGATTGAGGGGGAAAAGGGATTTATCTATGTCGATGAGCCGAACGGGTTAAAGAGCGTCAGAGTCGTAACAAAAACTTCTGACGAGACATTCAATCTTCAGCCAGTCCCGGACAGATGGCACTACGAGATTGAAGAGATTGCGCGCTTAATGCTGAGTGATGATTACGAGTCTGCATATTCATTCATGGGCGTAACACTCGACAACGTAGCAACGATTGAGACTGCCCGCAAGAATGCAGGAATAATTTTCCCCGGCGATGAATAA